In the genome of candidate division KSB1 bacterium, the window TTTCGCAAAAGCCCAAGTCCTTCCCGATTGTAAAAGGCCATACGTTCATCCTTGAAGAGGTGCCCGTGCGACTTTTTCGCAAAAAAGAACCGCCGAACGAGAAAATTTACCGGCGGCCGGAGCCGTCGCCGCTCGGCCCGGCGATCCGAGGAGCCAATCATTACCTGCTTATTGTCCTCGACAGCTGCCGCTATGACTCGTTTCTGCAGGCGAATCCCAAGACCATGCCTAAACTGGGCCAAGTGCAGAAGCGATATTCCTATGCCTCGTGGACCGCTCCTTCGCATTACAACATGCTGATGGGGCTGATGCCGCACACCAGTCCCAAACGCGTTCACGCTTCCGAGTATTACAAGCGCGACTTTATCCAATTCAATGAACGCTTCGGGGTAACGGAATTCGAGTTCAAAAGCCTGGTGCCGCATCTCTATTTGCCGCTCTTTATGCGCAATCGGCTGGGATATCGGACGCATGCCTTGGTTTCGCTGCCGGTTCTCAATCCCAGCACGCCCCTCAACGTCGGCTTTGACCACTATAAGCTGATGGAGCGCCACAACGACATGCCCGCCATGCTCGATGAGTTGACGTTTTCCGAAGAGCGGCCGTGCTTTTACCTGCTCAATGTGGGCGAAACGCACTATCCCTACGCGACGCCCGACGAACCAGAGAACCAATGGCCGCGCATTCACGGCGTGCACGGCGTTTTCAAGCATCTGGATGATCTGGTCGTCGGCGGCCGTCTGGTCGATGAGGGGGAGGAGGTGCCGTTTTTCACGCAACGACAGCTCGACGAGCTGCGCGAGCGGCAGATTGCGGCAGTGCGATTTATCGACGGCG includes:
- a CDS encoding sulfatase-like hydrolase/transferase — encoded protein: MPKLGQVQKRYSYASWTAPSHYNMLMGLMPHTSPKRVHASEYYKRDFIQFNERFGVTEFEFKSLVPHLYLPLFMRNRLGYRTHALVSLPVLNPSTPLNVGFDHYKLMERHNDMPAMLDELTFSEERPCFYLLNVGETHYPYATPDEPENQWPRIHGVHGVFKHLDDLVVGGRLVDEGEEVPFFTQRQLDELRERQIAAVRFIDGVIERLFDIVPKNTYITITADHGELFGEEGYFGHGTIMHEKVFEVPFLEGK